The Corynebacterium tuberculostearicum genome window below encodes:
- a CDS encoding adenylate/guanylate cyclase domain-containing protein, giving the protein MNRLLRGARWLMGTQWPVYAALVLGANLIGAIAIMTFVLYFLPMPEIKDFAAELPSLMGVAAVYLIFAVVIGIAVTLLLFRPVLDWQRNPDEHDPNMVRNLVLRIPVYQSVVAAAVWLIGIILAVVISGRESGSLGLVVGVSATLAGLVVVILTYLQAERLVRPVAAQAVARRFEDATLEPPIKYRLISTWLMTSAVPLVGILLVLIAQRTGLFSGTAGDLVPAITALALTALATGFIGTSFAVMSVVDPIVELQDAINRVRRGENDAEVDIYDGSELGVLQAGFNEMMRGLRERQRVRDIFGRYVGAEVAQRALEERPELGGEDRKVAVLFIDVIGSTTFAVNHSPEEVVEELNKFFEHVVEVVHRNKGIINKFQGDAALAVFGAPLNVYDSASMALQAARELRGELRGLELQAGIGVAAGHVVAGHIGGADRFEYTVIGDAVNEAARLTELAKDTPGQVLTNAATLKTANEAEQARWTMMKSIELRGRHRMTQLARPIRATLAERSEV; this is encoded by the coding sequence ATGAACAGACTACTGCGCGGCGCACGATGGCTCATGGGTACCCAATGGCCGGTCTACGCCGCCTTAGTCCTGGGCGCGAACCTCATCGGCGCCATCGCCATCATGACCTTTGTCCTCTATTTCCTGCCGATGCCGGAGATTAAGGACTTTGCCGCCGAGCTGCCCAGCCTGATGGGCGTCGCCGCGGTGTACCTCATCTTTGCCGTGGTCATCGGCATCGCCGTCACCCTGCTGCTTTTCCGCCCGGTGCTGGACTGGCAGCGCAACCCGGACGAGCACGATCCGAATATGGTGCGCAACCTGGTGCTGCGCATCCCCGTCTACCAATCCGTGGTGGCGGCCGCGGTGTGGCTCATCGGCATCATCCTGGCCGTGGTAATTTCCGGCCGGGAATCCGGCAGCCTCGGGCTCGTCGTGGGCGTATCCGCCACCCTGGCCGGCCTTGTGGTGGTCATCTTGACCTACCTGCAGGCAGAGCGCCTCGTACGCCCGGTGGCCGCCCAGGCAGTGGCGCGCCGCTTTGAGGATGCCACCCTGGAGCCGCCCATCAAGTACCGCCTCATTTCAACCTGGCTGATGACCTCCGCCGTGCCGCTGGTGGGTATCTTGCTCGTACTCATCGCCCAGCGCACCGGGCTCTTCTCCGGCACCGCAGGAGACCTGGTTCCCGCCATCACGGCCCTGGCACTTACCGCTCTGGCCACCGGGTTTATCGGTACTAGCTTCGCGGTGATGAGCGTGGTGGACCCGATCGTGGAGCTGCAGGACGCCATTAACCGGGTGCGCCGTGGCGAGAACGATGCCGAGGTCGATATCTATGACGGGTCCGAGCTGGGCGTGCTGCAGGCCGGCTTCAACGAGATGATGCGCGGTCTGCGCGAGCGCCAGCGCGTGCGCGATATCTTCGGCCGCTACGTCGGCGCCGAGGTGGCGCAGCGCGCCCTAGAGGAGCGCCCCGAGTTGGGCGGCGAGGACCGCAAAGTCGCTGTGCTCTTCATTGACGTCATCGGTTCTACTACCTTCGCCGTCAACCACTCCCCCGAGGAGGTAGTGGAGGAGCTCAATAAGTTCTTCGAGCACGTCGTCGAGGTGGTGCACCGCAATAAAGGCATCATTAACAAGTTCCAAGGCGATGCCGCGCTGGCTGTCTTTGGCGCGCCGCTCAATGTTTATGATTCCGCCTCCATGGCGCTGCAGGCCGCCCGCGAGCTGCGCGGCGAGTTGCGCGGGCTGGAGCTGCAGGCGGGCATTGGCGTGGCGGCGGGGCACGTTGTGGCCGGGCATATCGGCGGCGCGGATCGCTTCGAATACACCGTCATTGGTGACGCCGTGAACGAGGCTGCGCGCCTGACCGAGCTGGCCAAGGACACCCCGGGCCAGGTTCTTACCAACGCCGCCACACTCAAGACCGCCAATGAGGCCGAGCAGGCCCGCTGGACTATGATGAAATCCATTGAGCTGCGCGGCCGTCACCGCATGACCCAGCTGGCTCGCCCTATCCGCGCTACCCTGGCAGAACGTTCCGAGGTATAA
- a CDS encoding AMP-binding protein: MNFSDFTFHAAALGRFVPALLNAGLVSHQGGAKAQLNLLPNLARYRFTTAREIEQGYLACPERLALIDDDGTLTYRQLRTHTQGFARYLRSLDLPEIRLGVMARNGRGIIIPLGAKGYVGASIYLLNVGSSPEQLAGCIEENGINVLVVDDEFIDRVDTDIPVIIAHDTGASDLPKLDKIVKNPPAVELPRFPKHGPIVLMSSGTTGIPKGIVRPEPTLPVVLASIVDTIPWRADQRLQLTASIFHTWGWACINIALGLRNTIVTRRVFDAEQVLDDAQRYRLDGMISSPIFFKRLVERDPAGEFDTSSLKFIASAGNALTPEVVKETNERFGAILCNVYGSTELALATTATMDQVAANPTIAGRVASGTKLRILDKEGHPVPRGEVGEIYLNNSTAMTGYTNPNLRLNKVDGLISIGDLGYIDEHDFLHVVGRADDMIIVGGENVHPQSVTEVLEAMPGIHEVHAGGVEDSETFQRIAVWAVPTADAAGKALTADAIRDWVRTKLADHSVPRDVHFLAKLPRNATGKVVPRLLNNHGEA; the protein is encoded by the coding sequence GTGAATTTTTCTGATTTCACATTCCACGCTGCAGCCCTCGGCCGGTTCGTGCCGGCGCTACTTAACGCCGGACTCGTCAGCCACCAAGGCGGCGCGAAGGCTCAGCTCAACCTGCTGCCGAACCTGGCCCGCTACCGCTTCACCACCGCGCGCGAGATCGAACAGGGCTACCTCGCCTGCCCGGAGCGCTTGGCGCTTATCGACGACGACGGCACCCTCACCTACCGCCAGCTGCGCACCCACACGCAGGGCTTCGCCCGCTACCTCCGCTCGCTGGACTTGCCCGAGATTCGCCTCGGCGTGATGGCGCGCAACGGCCGCGGCATCATCATTCCGCTCGGTGCCAAGGGATATGTGGGCGCTTCTATTTACCTGCTCAACGTGGGCTCCTCCCCGGAGCAGCTGGCCGGCTGCATCGAGGAGAATGGCATCAATGTGCTCGTCGTGGATGATGAGTTCATCGACCGCGTGGACACCGATATCCCGGTCATCATCGCGCACGATACGGGCGCAAGCGATCTGCCGAAGCTGGACAAGATTGTAAAGAACCCACCGGCCGTGGAGCTGCCGCGCTTCCCCAAGCACGGCCCAATCGTGCTCATGTCCTCCGGCACCACGGGTATTCCGAAGGGAATTGTCCGGCCGGAGCCGACCCTGCCGGTGGTGCTGGCCTCCATCGTGGATACGATTCCGTGGCGCGCCGACCAGCGCCTGCAGCTCACCGCCTCCATTTTTCACACCTGGGGCTGGGCCTGCATCAATATCGCGCTGGGCCTGCGCAATACCATCGTCACCCGCCGCGTATTCGACGCGGAGCAGGTGCTTGACGATGCCCAGCGCTACCGCCTCGATGGCATGATCTCCTCCCCCATCTTCTTTAAGCGCTTGGTGGAGCGGGACCCAGCCGGTGAGTTCGATACCTCGAGCCTGAAATTCATCGCCTCGGCCGGCAATGCACTGACCCCGGAGGTGGTCAAGGAGACCAATGAGCGCTTCGGCGCCATCCTATGCAACGTGTACGGATCCACCGAGCTCGCGCTCGCGACGACCGCCACCATGGACCAGGTGGCCGCCAACCCCACCATCGCCGGCCGCGTGGCCTCCGGCACGAAGCTGCGCATCCTCGATAAGGAAGGCCACCCGGTGCCGCGCGGCGAGGTGGGAGAGATCTACCTGAACAACTCCACCGCCATGACCGGTTACACCAACCCGAACCTGCGGCTCAATAAGGTGGACGGTCTCATCTCTATTGGAGACTTGGGCTACATCGACGAGCACGACTTCCTGCACGTGGTCGGCCGCGCCGATGACATGATCATCGTCGGCGGCGAGAACGTCCACCCGCAGTCCGTCACCGAGGTCCTCGAGGCCATGCCCGGCATCCACGAGGTGCATGCCGGCGGCGTAGAGGATAGCGAGACCTTCCAGCGCATCGCCGTATGGGCGGTGCCTACTGCCGACGCCGCCGGAAAGGCCCTCACCGCCGACGCCATCCGCGACTGGGTCCGCACCAAGCTCGCCGATCACTCCGTGCCGCGCGACGTGCACTTCCTGGCCAAGCTTCCGCGCAACGCCACCGGCAAGGTGGTCCCGCGCCTGCTCAATAACCACGGCGAGGCTTAG
- the rfbA gene encoding glucose-1-phosphate thymidylyltransferase RfbA translates to MKGIILAGGSGTRLYPITKGISKQLMPIYDKPMIYYPLTTLIQAGIREILIITTPEDAGAFQRLFGDGSQLGLMIDYAVQPRPEGLAQAFLIGEEFIGDDSVALVLGDNIFHGFGGELAHCQDPEGGIIFAYEVSDPQRYGVVEFDAAGHALSIEEKPEVPRSNHAVVGLYFYDNSVVEIAKGIEPSGRGELEITAVNEEYLRRGELNVQRLHRGSVWLDTGTVDSMSEASAYVEVMQKRTGIVIGSPEVAAFDAGFIDRAQLEKLAEPLLKSGYGEYLRAY, encoded by the coding sequence ATGAAAGGCATCATCCTGGCCGGCGGTTCCGGCACGCGGCTCTACCCGATTACCAAGGGCATCTCGAAGCAGCTCATGCCCATTTATGACAAGCCGATGATTTATTACCCGCTCACCACGCTCATTCAGGCGGGTATTCGGGAAATCCTCATCATCACCACCCCGGAGGATGCGGGGGCCTTCCAGCGACTCTTTGGCGATGGATCGCAGCTCGGGCTCATGATCGATTACGCGGTCCAACCGCGGCCGGAGGGGCTCGCGCAGGCCTTTTTGATTGGCGAGGAGTTTATTGGAGACGACAGCGTCGCGCTGGTGCTCGGCGATAATATCTTCCACGGCTTCGGCGGCGAGCTCGCCCACTGCCAAGATCCGGAGGGCGGCATCATCTTCGCCTACGAGGTCTCGGATCCACAGCGCTATGGTGTCGTGGAATTCGACGCCGCAGGCCATGCGCTCAGCATCGAGGAAAAGCCGGAAGTACCGCGGTCGAACCACGCGGTGGTGGGCTTGTACTTTTATGACAACTCCGTCGTGGAGATAGCCAAGGGCATCGAGCCCAGCGGCCGCGGTGAACTGGAGATCACGGCGGTAAACGAGGAGTACCTGCGCCGCGGCGAGCTCAATGTCCAGCGCCTGCACCGCGGCAGCGTGTGGCTCGATACGGGAACGGTGGACTCGATGAGCGAGGCCTCCGCCTACGTCGAGGTGATGCAAAAACGCACCGGCATCGTTATCGGCTCACCAGAAGTGGCCGCCTTCGACGCCGGCTTCATCGACCGCGCCCAGCTAGAAAAACTCGCCGAGCCGTTACTCAAGTCCGGCTACGGCGAGTACCTGCGGGCGTACTAG
- the rfbD gene encoding dTDP-4-dehydrorhamnose reductase, which translates to MRITETAIPGLLIIDLDVHGDNRGWFKENWQREKFTGLAPELASFQPVQNNISFNHAGATRGLHAEPWDKLVSVAQGKIFGAWCDLREGSESFGEVVTHEVGPETAVFVPRGVANGFQALEETSYCYLVNEHWSAEARYAAVNLNIVDWPLEPTEISEKDTQHPALEDVSPMPARRILVTGANGQLGRALKRLLTDAEFCSHADFDITDPPERNWKQYSAIINCAAYNDVNGAENDRAAAWAVNAEAPARLARIAAENQITLVHVSSDYIFDGTNEVHTEEELPSPLSAYGASKAAGDTAAQTAPQHYVIRTSWVFGDGENFMSTMRRLANKGVEPKVIHDQRGRPTFAEDLAKGIVHLLDSGADYGVYNLSNSGDTVGRDEIAMAVFIGLGHDPAEVTPVSTEQYREIAGPEAPRPKESTLALDKIEATGFKPQNWRAALALYLALYPED; encoded by the coding sequence ATGCGTATTACCGAAACCGCCATCCCGGGGCTGCTCATCATCGACCTCGACGTGCACGGCGATAACCGCGGCTGGTTCAAGGAGAATTGGCAACGCGAAAAATTCACCGGCCTCGCGCCAGAGCTCGCGAGCTTCCAGCCGGTGCAGAACAATATCTCTTTCAACCACGCCGGTGCTACGCGCGGCCTGCACGCCGAGCCGTGGGACAAGCTCGTCTCGGTGGCGCAGGGCAAGATTTTCGGCGCATGGTGCGACTTGCGCGAGGGGTCGGAAAGCTTTGGTGAGGTCGTCACCCACGAGGTAGGGCCGGAGACTGCGGTGTTTGTCCCGCGGGGCGTCGCCAATGGCTTTCAGGCACTGGAGGAAACCTCCTACTGCTACCTGGTGAATGAGCACTGGTCGGCCGAGGCTCGCTATGCCGCGGTGAACCTCAACATCGTCGACTGGCCGCTGGAGCCCACCGAGATTTCGGAGAAGGACACGCAGCACCCCGCTCTTGAAGACGTGAGCCCGATGCCCGCCCGGCGCATCCTCGTCACGGGCGCGAACGGGCAGCTGGGGCGGGCGCTGAAGCGCCTGCTTACCGACGCCGAATTCTGCTCCCACGCCGACTTCGACATCACCGACCCACCAGAACGGAATTGGAAGCAGTACTCCGCCATCATCAATTGCGCGGCGTATAACGACGTCAACGGCGCCGAAAACGACCGCGCCGCCGCCTGGGCCGTCAATGCGGAAGCGCCCGCACGGCTGGCGCGCATCGCCGCAGAAAACCAGATCACGCTGGTGCATGTGTCGAGCGACTATATCTTCGACGGCACTAACGAGGTCCACACCGAGGAGGAGCTACCGTCGCCGCTCAGTGCATACGGGGCGTCGAAAGCCGCGGGCGATACCGCCGCGCAGACCGCGCCGCAGCACTACGTCATCCGCACTTCCTGGGTCTTTGGCGATGGCGAGAATTTCATGTCCACCATGCGCCGGCTGGCCAATAAGGGTGTGGAGCCGAAGGTCATCCATGACCAGCGCGGGCGGCCCACGTTTGCTGAGGACTTGGCCAAGGGCATCGTCCACCTACTCGACTCCGGTGCGGACTACGGCGTGTATAACCTCTCCAACTCGGGCGATACCGTGGGCCGCGATGAGATAGCCATGGCCGTGTTCATCGGGCTCGGCCACGACCCGGCCGAGGTCACTCCGGTAAGCACCGAGCAGTACCGCGAGATCGCGGGCCCAGAGGCGCCGCGCCCCAAGGAGTCGACGCTTGCGCTAGATAAAATCGAGGCTACGGGCTTCAAGCCGCAGAATTGGCGCGCGGCCCTTGCCCTGTACTTGGCGCTGTACCCGGAGGATTAA
- a CDS encoding MBL fold metallo-hydrolase: MRIDSTVTSGKFRLDGGEWDVDNNVYVVGDDSSVYAVDPSHDLDAVAELVGDRRVEGILLTHAHNDHCELAPEAAKRFDTEVYLHPDDDMLWQESNGDAPYTPLADRGQFDIGGEKITVYHTPGHSPGCVVLHVGETLLSGDTLFNGGPGATGRKYSDFDVIIESLKNVVFTLPEDTKVLPGHGDATTVGAEAARIDEYIERGY; the protein is encoded by the coding sequence ATGCGTATCGATAGCACGGTTACTTCTGGCAAGTTCCGCCTCGATGGCGGCGAGTGGGACGTGGACAATAACGTCTACGTCGTAGGTGATGACTCCAGTGTTTATGCGGTGGACCCCTCCCACGACCTCGATGCGGTAGCAGAGCTCGTTGGCGATCGTCGCGTGGAAGGCATCTTGCTCACCCACGCGCACAACGACCACTGCGAGCTCGCTCCCGAGGCCGCCAAGCGCTTCGATACCGAGGTCTACCTGCACCCAGACGATGACATGCTGTGGCAGGAGTCCAATGGCGATGCTCCGTACACGCCATTGGCGGACCGCGGTCAGTTCGATATTGGCGGCGAGAAGATTACGGTCTACCACACCCCGGGACACTCGCCGGGCTGCGTGGTGCTGCATGTGGGCGAGACGCTGCTGTCGGGCGATACGCTCTTCAACGGCGGCCCCGGCGCCACCGGCCGCAAGTACTCCGACTTCGATGTGATCATCGAGTCGCTGAAGAACGTCGTCTTCACCCTGCCGGAGGACACCAAGGTCCTGCCAGGGCATGGCGATGCCACCACGGTGGGCGCGGAGGCTGCGCGCATCGACGAATACATCGAGCGCGGCTACTAG
- the rfbB gene encoding dTDP-glucose 4,6-dehydratase yields MLVTGGAGFIGANFVRLICQARPDTRVTVLDKLTYAGNRANLAGLDIDLVEGDIADPATVEPLVAAADVVVHFAAESHNDNSLRDPSPFIHANLVGTFTLLEACRKHDTRFHHVSTDEVFGDLEIGAATKFSEHTAYAPSSPYSATKAGSDHLVRAWVRSFGLRATISNCSNNYGPYQHIEKFIPRQITNILSGHTPKLYGTGEQVRDWIHVDDHNEAVLAILERGRIGETYNIGADQEDINNKQVIELICEIMGHTRNGRALYEHVADRPGHDQRYAMDAAKLRRELGWTPRFTDIRAGLEDTIAWYRDNEGWWKPEKENVEARYKQQGQ; encoded by the coding sequence ATGCTCGTCACTGGCGGCGCCGGTTTTATCGGCGCCAATTTCGTGCGCCTAATATGCCAGGCGCGCCCCGATACCCGCGTTACGGTGCTCGATAAGCTCACCTACGCCGGAAACCGCGCCAACCTCGCCGGTCTCGATATTGACCTCGTGGAGGGGGATATCGCCGATCCCGCCACCGTAGAACCGCTTGTCGCAGCTGCCGATGTAGTGGTTCATTTTGCCGCCGAGTCCCATAACGACAATTCTTTGCGCGACCCCTCGCCCTTCATCCACGCGAACCTCGTAGGCACATTCACCCTTCTGGAGGCCTGCCGGAAGCACGATACGCGCTTCCACCATGTCTCTACCGACGAAGTTTTCGGCGACCTCGAGATAGGAGCAGCGACCAAATTTAGCGAGCACACCGCCTACGCTCCCTCCAGCCCCTACTCGGCCACCAAGGCGGGGTCTGACCACCTCGTGCGAGCATGGGTGCGCTCCTTCGGACTGCGCGCGACCATCTCAAACTGCTCCAATAATTACGGGCCTTACCAGCACATCGAGAAGTTCATCCCCCGCCAGATCACCAATATCCTTTCCGGACACACCCCCAAGCTCTATGGCACGGGCGAGCAGGTGCGCGATTGGATCCACGTCGATGACCACAACGAAGCGGTGCTCGCCATCCTCGAGCGGGGCCGCATCGGCGAGACCTACAATATCGGCGCGGACCAGGAAGATATTAATAATAAGCAGGTCATTGAGCTGATCTGCGAAATCATGGGCCACACCCGCAATGGGCGCGCGCTCTATGAGCACGTGGCGGACCGCCCCGGCCACGACCAACGTTATGCCATGGACGCCGCCAAGCTGCGTCGCGAGCTGGGATGGACCCCGCGGTTCACGGATATCCGCGCCGGTCTCGAAGACACCATCGCGTGGTATCGCGATAACGAAGGCTGGTGGAAGCCCGAGAAAGAAAACGTGGAAGCCCGCTACAAGCAGCAAGGACAGTAG
- a CDS encoding DNA polymerase III subunit delta', with product MLSYFSKTSRLGRVNTGSVAQRLADTPGVARTILGAARAARGMPGADPRAMSHSWLFTGPPGSGRSLAAIDFAAALMCTDPEEPGCGRCEACRAVLETKQHTDLVLVDPQEVIIPVDTVREVIGRAASLPTVAPWRVVIFNNADRLNNNGANALLKTVEEPPARTVIIMCAPSDAPEDFSQTLRSRCRHLYIPSPSVESITAQLVSEGASDHDAHLAALTSLRHVGRARRLVNDPAVQKRRAVAINLAEEVFHGSQGFQAVTSLLKLVDSEAKESHKEQEEAELAKLEQTLGVGAKGKGAAKAQRDARSAIKDLQDQHKKRAKRRVIDNLDLVLVDLSGVYRDALIQKVGAQVDLTHPDFAGLSGEIAQRVSEEGLLDCQAAITLCREQLTQNVGTQIAFDGLVGRLRRACL from the coding sequence ATGCTTTCATACTTTAGTAAGACCAGTAGGCTAGGGCGAGTGAATACCGGAAGCGTTGCGCAAAGATTGGCAGATACCCCAGGTGTGGCCCGCACTATCCTGGGCGCCGCCCGGGCAGCTCGGGGGATGCCGGGGGCAGACCCGCGGGCGATGAGCCATTCCTGGCTATTTACCGGCCCGCCGGGCTCCGGCCGTTCCTTGGCCGCCATCGATTTTGCGGCCGCGCTCATGTGCACGGACCCAGAGGAACCGGGCTGCGGCCGGTGCGAGGCCTGCCGCGCGGTGCTAGAAACCAAACAGCACACCGATCTGGTCCTCGTGGATCCGCAGGAGGTCATCATTCCCGTGGATACGGTGCGCGAGGTCATCGGCCGCGCGGCGAGCCTGCCCACGGTGGCGCCCTGGCGCGTGGTGATCTTCAATAACGCTGACCGCCTGAACAATAACGGCGCGAATGCCCTGCTCAAGACGGTGGAGGAGCCGCCGGCGCGCACCGTGATCATTATGTGCGCGCCTTCCGACGCCCCCGAGGACTTCTCCCAGACCCTCCGCTCGCGTTGCCGCCACCTCTACATTCCCTCCCCGTCGGTGGAGAGCATTACCGCCCAGTTGGTCAGCGAGGGCGCCTCGGATCACGACGCCCACTTGGCCGCCCTCACCTCCCTCCGTCACGTCGGCCGGGCGCGGCGCCTGGTCAACGATCCGGCGGTGCAAAAACGCCGCGCGGTGGCCATCAACCTGGCAGAAGAGGTCTTCCACGGCTCCCAGGGCTTCCAGGCGGTGACCTCGCTGCTGAAATTGGTGGACTCGGAGGCGAAGGAGTCGCATAAGGAACAAGAAGAAGCCGAGCTGGCGAAGCTGGAGCAGACCCTCGGCGTGGGTGCGAAGGGCAAAGGCGCGGCTAAAGCGCAGCGCGACGCCCGCTCCGCCATTAAGGATCTGCAGGACCAACACAAGAAGCGAGCGAAACGCCGCGTGATCGACAATCTGGACCTCGTGCTTGTTGATCTCTCCGGCGTCTACCGCGATGCACTCATACAGAAGGTGGGCGCGCAGGTGGATCTCACCCACCCGGATTTTGCTGGACTTTCTGGTGAGATCGCGCAGCGCGTGAGCGAGGAAGGCTTGCTGGACTGCCAGGCGGCCATTACGTTGTGCCGCGAGCAGCTGACCCAAAACGTCGGCACGCAGATTGCTTTCGACGGGTTGGTGGGCCGCCTGCGCCGCGCGTGCCTGTAG
- a CDS encoding S-(hydroxymethyl)mycothiol dehydrogenase, translating to MTVKAVIARSKGAEVETVNIVVPDPGPNDVIVRVQACGVCHTDLAYRDGDIEDAFPFLLGHEAAGVVETVGSAVTHVEEGDFVILNWRAVCGECRACKKGEPKYCFNTHNASKKMTLEDGTELTPALGIGSFAEKTLVHEGQCTKVEDTDPAAAGLLGCGIMAGLGAAVNTGDIKLGESVAVFGCGGVGMAAIAGAKLAAAAKIIAVDIDESKLETAREFGATDAICSKDLSEQEVIDAVRELTGGFGTDVSIDAVGIQPTWRQAFYSRDHAGRMVMVGVPNLTDHVDIPAIDLYGRGGSIKPAWYGDCLPERDFPAYVALSKAGNFPLDKFVSERIALDDVEQAFATMKSGKVLRSVVEF from the coding sequence ATGACTGTAAAAGCTGTTATTGCCCGCTCCAAGGGCGCGGAAGTCGAAACCGTCAACATTGTCGTTCCTGACCCCGGCCCTAACGACGTCATCGTGCGCGTCCAGGCCTGCGGTGTATGCCACACCGACCTTGCCTACCGCGATGGCGATATCGAAGACGCCTTCCCCTTCCTGCTCGGCCACGAGGCCGCAGGCGTGGTAGAAACCGTAGGTTCTGCGGTTACCCACGTGGAGGAAGGCGACTTCGTCATTTTGAACTGGCGCGCCGTGTGCGGCGAGTGCCGCGCCTGCAAGAAGGGCGAGCCAAAGTACTGCTTCAATACCCACAACGCCTCCAAGAAGATGACCCTCGAGGATGGCACCGAACTTACCCCTGCGCTGGGCATCGGTTCCTTCGCGGAGAAGACCCTGGTCCACGAGGGTCAGTGCACCAAGGTGGAAGACACCGACCCAGCCGCCGCTGGCCTGCTGGGCTGCGGCATCATGGCGGGCCTCGGCGCTGCCGTGAATACCGGTGACATCAAACTCGGCGAGTCCGTTGCCGTCTTCGGCTGCGGCGGCGTTGGCATGGCGGCCATTGCGGGCGCCAAGCTGGCAGCCGCGGCAAAGATCATCGCCGTGGACATTGACGAATCCAAGCTGGAAACCGCCCGCGAATTCGGCGCGACCGATGCTATCTGCTCCAAGGACCTGTCGGAACAGGAAGTCATCGACGCCGTCCGCGAGCTCACCGGCGGCTTCGGCACCGATGTTTCCATCGACGCCGTGGGCATCCAGCCCACCTGGCGCCAGGCCTTCTACTCTCGCGACCACGCCGGCCGCATGGTCATGGTGGGCGTGCCTAACCTCACCGACCACGTGGACATTCCGGCCATCGACCTCTACGGCCGCGGCGGTTCCATCAAGCCTGCGTGGTACGGCGACTGCCTCCCGGAGCGCGATTTCCCCGCTTACGTAGCGCTGTCCAAGGCCGGCAACTTCCCGCTGGACAAGTTCGTCTCCGAGCGCATTGCGCTTGACGACGTCGAGCAGGCCTTCGCCACCATGAAGTCCGGCAAGGTCCTGCGTTCGGTGGTGGAGTTCTAA
- a CDS encoding GDSL-type esterase/lipase family protein, which translates to MKSLQLKVLSVVASALAVVGVAVAPQATAAERNLVAFGDSVLADPDAGSYFAHRFDPSKGVGVDCPNSNNYAKRAGAKLRLPVRDFSCSGAVSMSRGPQVSQQVDAAIRTGALSPATNRVVITTGFNDTYNHRDMSLPQIRKQFADRTAPQIERIKRAAPNARVQIVGYPTIGTGPYYCLFHFGPRPADSTFLPGIQDFENKAQWMQVDLAARTGVQFLDMKPSTRNNGMCADANQRMWAGLVDFSAGDGNLPIHMNQRGHEHAANVIARS; encoded by the coding sequence ATGAAATCTCTGCAGCTCAAAGTCCTCTCCGTGGTGGCGTCCGCGCTGGCCGTCGTAGGCGTGGCTGTCGCGCCGCAGGCCACCGCCGCGGAGCGCAACCTAGTAGCCTTCGGCGATTCCGTCCTTGCGGATCCAGATGCCGGCTCCTACTTCGCCCACCGCTTCGATCCCTCTAAGGGTGTGGGCGTGGATTGCCCGAACTCCAATAATTACGCCAAGCGCGCCGGCGCCAAGCTGCGCCTTCCGGTGCGGGACTTCTCCTGCTCCGGCGCCGTGTCCATGTCCCGCGGCCCGCAGGTTTCTCAGCAGGTGGATGCGGCCATCCGTACCGGCGCGCTGAGCCCAGCCACTAACCGCGTGGTTATCACCACTGGCTTTAATGACACTTACAACCACCGCGATATGAGCCTGCCGCAGATTCGCAAGCAGTTCGCGGACCGCACCGCCCCGCAGATCGAGCGCATTAAGCGCGCGGCCCCGAACGCTCGCGTTCAGATCGTGGGATACCCCACCATCGGCACCGGCCCTTATTACTGCCTCTTCCACTTCGGCCCGCGCCCGGCTGATTCCACGTTCCTGCCGGGTATTCAGGACTTTGAGAATAAGGCCCAGTGGATGCAGGTAGATCTGGCGGCGCGCACCGGCGTGCAGTTCTTGGATATGAAGCCTTCCACCCGCAATAACGGCATGTGCGCCGATGCAAACCAGCGCATGTGGGCTGGTCTGGTGGACTTTAGTGCTGGCGACGGCAACCTGCCCATCCATATGAACCAGCGCGGCCACGAGCATGCGGCCAACGTCATTGCCCGCTCTTAA